Proteins from a single region of Xenopus laevis strain J_2021 chromosome 9_10S, Xenopus_laevis_v10.1, whole genome shotgun sequence:
- the LOC108702731 gene encoding solute carrier family 12 member 5 isoform X2, producing the protein MLNNLTECEEGEGGPSQGDGNPKESSPFINSSEMETGKNLALFEEEMDTSPMVSSMLSGLANYTNLTQGVKEHEEAENNEGGKKKPIQAPRMGTFMGVYLPCLQNIFGVILFLRLTWVVGVGGVLESFIMVVMCCSCTMLTAISMSAIATNGVVPAGGSYYMISRSLGPEFGGAVGLCFYLGTTFAGAMYILGTIEILLTYLFPGMAVFKAQEASEEAAAMLNNMRVYGTCVLTCMAIVVFVGVKYVNKFALVFLGCVILSIIAIYAGVIKSAFDPPDFPICILGNRTLSRKGFDVCAKFIDNGNETITTQLWALFCSSPFLNATCDTYFSQNNVTEIQGIPGAASGLIRENLWAGYMQKGVIVEKQGLQSVSNSETASLDQPYVFSDMTAYFTLLVGIYFPSVTGIMAGSNRSGDLQDAQKSIPIGTIMAIATTSFVYITSVILFGACIEGVVLRDKFGEAVNGNLVVGTLAWPSPWVIVIGSFFSTCGAGLQSLTGAPRLLQAIARDGIVPFLQVFGHGKANGEPTWALLLTACICEIGILIASLDEVAPILSMFFLMCYMFVNLACAVQTLLRTPNWRPRFKYYHWALSFLGMSLCLSLMFICSWYYALVAMLIAGLIYKYIEYRGAEKEWGDGIRGLSLSAARYALLRLEEGPPHTKNWRPQLLVLVRVDQDQNVVHPQLLSLTSQMKAGKGLTIVGSVVEGTYLENHPQCQRAEESIRRLMEAEKVKGFCKVVISSNIRDGISHLIQSSGLGGLQHNTVLVGWPRNWRQKEDHQTWRNFIELVRETTAAHLALIVTKNLAMFPGNLEKFSEGNIDVWWVVHDGGMLMLLPFLLRHHKVWKRCTMRIFTVAQMDDNSIQMKKDLTTFLYHLRINAEVEVVEMHDSDISAYTYEKTLVMEQRSQILKQMHLTKTEREREIQSITDESRGSIRRKNPSNSRLHLSVPEEQVGDCEEKSEEEVQLIHDTNTTGFSVSSQSPAEEPDTTQEEIHLTWTQDKCTAEKNSSKSPSTPEAIKDFFNMKPNQSNVRRMHTAVKLNEVIVKKSHDAKLVLLNMPGPPRNRKWDENYMEFLEVLTEHLDRVMLVRGGGREVITIYS; encoded by the exons GAGATGGAAATCCCAAGGAGAGCTCTCCATTCATTAACAGTTCGGAAATGGAAACGGGAAAGAACTTGGCACTATTTGAG GAGGAAATGGACACCAGTCCCATGGTATCCTCAATGCTCAGTGGCTTGGCCAATTATACAAACCTGACACAAGGTGTTAAAGAACACGAAGAAGCAGAGAACAATGAAGGAGGGAAGAAGAAACCAATTCAG GCACCCCGGATGGGCACCTTCATGGGTGTCTACCTCCCTTgcttacagaacatttttggAGTGATCTTATTCCTGCGTCTCACCTGGGTGGTTGGAGTCGGTGGAGTCCTGGAATCTTTCATTATGGTTGTGATGTGCTGCTCTTGT ACCATGCTGACTGCTATCTCAATGAGCGCCATCGCTACCAATGGAGTTGTGCCAG CTGGTGGATCGTATTACATGATCTCTCGATCGCTTGGGCCAGAGTTTGGAGGAGCTGTGGGCCTTTGCTTTTATCTCGGAACCACATTTGCAGGTGCCATGTACATCCTGGGAACCATAGAGATCCTGCTG ACTTATCTCTTCCCTGGAATGGCTGTCTTTAAGGCTCAGGAGGCCAGTGAGGAAGCTGCCGCAATGCTCAACAATATGCGTGTTTATGGCACTTGTGTGCTCACCTGCATGGCCATTGTGGTTTTTGTGGGAGTTAAATATGTGAATAAGTTTGCCCTGGTTTTCCTGGGTTGTGTCATCTTGTCCATCATCGCAATATATGCCGGGGTTATCAAGTCAGCTTTCGACCCTCCAGATTTCCC TATTTGCATTCTTGGTAACCGTACACTCTCCAGGAAAGGCTTTGATGTCTGCGCCAAGTTTATTGACAATGGCAATGAGACAATCACTACCCAGTTGTGGGCTCTCTTCTGCTCCTCACCATTCCTGAATGCCACATGTGATACTTACTTCTCTCAGAACAATGTGACTGAGATTCAGGGCATCCCGGGTGCAGCGAGTGGTCTCATTCGAG AAAACCTTTGGGCTGGTTACATGCAGAAAGGTGTGATCGTGGAGAAACAAGGACTACAATCTGTTTCGAATTCAGAAACAGCCAGTCTGGACCAGCCATACGTATTCAGTGATATGACCGCCTACTTTACTCTTCTGGTGGGGATCTACTTCCCCTCAGTTACAG gcATTATGGCTGGTTCTAACAGGTCTGGAGATCTTCAGGATGCCCAGAAATCCATCCCCATTGGCACAATAATGGCCATAGCCACCACATCATTTGTCT ATATTACCTCAGTTATTTTATTTGGAGCATGCATTGAAGGTGTTGTCTTGCGTGACAA ATTTGGAGAGGCAGTGAATGGAAATTTAGTGGTAGGCACTCTGGCATGGCCATCTCCTTGGGTCATTGTGATTGGCTCTTTTTTCTCTACATGTGGGGCAGGTTTGCAGAGTTTGACAGGGGCCCCACGTCTCCTGCAAGCAATTGCTCGGGATGGAATTGTGCCATTTCTCCAG GTCTTTGGTCATGGGAAAGCTAATGGAGAGCCAACATGGGCTCTTCTCCTCACAGCCTGTATCTGTGAGATTGGTATCCTCATTGCATCCCTGGATGAAGTGGCTCCAATTCTTTCAAT GTTTTTCTTAATGTGTTACATGTTTGTTAACTTGGCCTGTGCAGTGCAGACCTTGCTAAGGACTCCCAACTGGAGGCCACGTTTCAAATATTATCACTG GGCTCTTTCATTCCTTGGGATGAGTCTTTGTCTGTCTCTTATGTTTATCTGCTCCTGGTACTATGCTCTTGTTGCCATGTTAATCGCTggacttatttataaatacattgagTACAGAGG GGCAGAGAAGGAGTGGGGAGATGGGATTCGTGGTTTGTCACTCAGTGCTGCTCGATATGCACTTCTGCGGTTAGAAGAAGGGCCACCACATACAAAGAACTGGAG GCCTCAATTGCTGGTTCTAGTACGTGTGGACCAGGATCAAAATGTTGTTCACCCGCAGCTCCTTTCCTTAACCTCTCAAATGAAGGCAGGGAAGGGTTTGACAATTGTGGGCTCGGTGGTAGAGGGAACATACTTAGAAAATCATCCTCAGTGTCAGCGTGCTGAAGAG TCTATTCGCCGACTCATGGAGGCAGAGAAAGTAAAAGGCTTCTGCAAGGTGGTTATTTCATCAAATATCCGGGATGGGATTTCCCATCTCATTCAGTCTAGTGGACTTGGAGGTTTGCAGCACAACACGGTACTAGTGGGCTGGCCACGAAATTGGAGGCAGAAAGAAGACCACCAAACCTGGAGAAATTTTATTG AACTTGTAAGAGAAACAACTGCCGCTCACCTGGCTCTGATTGTTACCAAGAATTTAGCTATGTTCCCTGGAAACCTGGAAAAATTTTCTGAAGGcaacattgatgtttggtgggTGGTCCATGATGGAGGAATGTTGATGCTACTACCATTCCTCCTGCGTCATCACAAG GTTTGGAAGAGATGCACAATGCGAATATTTACTGTTGCACAAATGGATGACAACAGCATCCAAATGAAGAAAGACCTAACCACCTTCCTTTATCATTTAAGAATTAATGCTGAGGTAGAGGTGGTTGAAATG CATGACAGTGATATCTCAGCCTATACTTATGAGAAGACTCTAGTTATGGAACAGAGGTCCCAAATTCTAAAGCAGATGCATCTCACCAAAACTGAACGTGAACGTGAG ATTCAAAGTATAACAGATGAATCCCGTGGATCCATCAGACGTAAAAATCCTTCCAACTCGAGGCTGCACTTGAGCGTTCCCGAAGAGCAGGTGGGAGACTGTGAGGAGAAGTCCGAAGAAGAG GTACAGCTTATTCATGACACAAATACAACAGGCTTTTCAGTTAGTTCTCAGTCTCCAGCAGAAGAACCAGACACAACGCAAGAGGAAATCCACCTTACCTGGACTCAAGACAAATGCACAGCAGAAAAAAATAGTAGTAAAAGTCCCAGCACTCCAGAGGCCATTAAAGATTTCTTCAACATGAAGCC aaatcagTCCAATGTACGAAGAATGCACACAGCCGTGAAACTCAATGAAGTCATTGTGAAAAAATCTCATGATGCAAAACTGGTCCTTTTAAATATGCCTGGACCACCCCGCAACAGAAAATGGGATGAAAACT ATATGGAGTTTTTAGAAGTCCTAACAGAGCACCTGGATCGGGTTATGTTGGTTCGTGGTGGAGGACGTGAGGTTATTACCATCTACTCTTGA
- the LOC108702731 gene encoding solute carrier family 12 member 5 isoform X1 — MLNNLTECEEGEGGPSQGDGNPKESSPFINSSEMETGKNLALFEEEMDTSPMVSSMLSGLANYTNLTQGVKEHEEAENNEGGKKKPIQAPRMGTFMGVYLPCLQNIFGVILFLRLTWVVGVGGVLESFIMVVMCCSCTMLTAISMSAIATNGVVPAGGSYYMISRSLGPEFGGAVGLCFYLGTTFAGAMYILGTIEILLTYLFPGMAVFKAQEASEEAAAMLNNMRVYGTCVLTCMAIVVFVGVKYVNKFALVFLGCVILSIIAIYAGVIKSAFDPPDFPICILGNRTLSRKGFDVCAKFIDNGNETITTQLWALFCSSPFLNATCDTYFSQNNVTEIQGIPGAASGLIRENLWAGYMQKGVIVEKQGLQSVSNSETASLDQPYVFSDMTAYFTLLVGIYFPSVTGIMAGSNRSGDLQDAQKSIPIGTIMAIATTSFVYITSVILFGACIEGVVLRDKFGEAVNGNLVVGTLAWPSPWVIVIGSFFSTCGAGLQSLTGAPRLLQAIARDGIVPFLQVFGHGKANGEPTWALLLTACICEIGILIASLDEVAPILSMFFLMCYMFVNLACAVQTLLRTPNWRPRFKYYHWALSFLGMSLCLSLMFICSWYYALVAMLIAGLIYKYIEYRGAEKEWGDGIRGLSLSAARYALLRLEEGPPHTKNWRPQLLVLVRVDQDQNVVHPQLLSLTSQMKAGKGLTIVGSVVEGTYLENHPQCQRAEESIRRLMEAEKVKGFCKVVISSNIRDGISHLIQSSGLGGLQHNTVLVGWPRNWRQKEDHQTWRNFIELVRETTAAHLALIVTKNLAMFPGNLEKFSEGNIDVWWVVHDGGMLMLLPFLLRHHKVWKRCTMRIFTVAQMDDNSIQMKKDLTTFLYHLRINAEVEVVEMHDSDISAYTYEKTLVMEQRSQILKQMHLTKTEREREIQSITDESRGSIRRKNPSNSRLHLSVPEEQVGDCEEKSEEEVQLIHDTNTTGFSVSSQSPAEEPDTTQEEIHLTWTQDKCTAEKNSSKSPSTPEAIKDFFNMKPEWENLNQSNVRRMHTAVKLNEVIVKKSHDAKLVLLNMPGPPRNRKWDENYMEFLEVLTEHLDRVMLVRGGGREVITIYS; from the exons GAGATGGAAATCCCAAGGAGAGCTCTCCATTCATTAACAGTTCGGAAATGGAAACGGGAAAGAACTTGGCACTATTTGAG GAGGAAATGGACACCAGTCCCATGGTATCCTCAATGCTCAGTGGCTTGGCCAATTATACAAACCTGACACAAGGTGTTAAAGAACACGAAGAAGCAGAGAACAATGAAGGAGGGAAGAAGAAACCAATTCAG GCACCCCGGATGGGCACCTTCATGGGTGTCTACCTCCCTTgcttacagaacatttttggAGTGATCTTATTCCTGCGTCTCACCTGGGTGGTTGGAGTCGGTGGAGTCCTGGAATCTTTCATTATGGTTGTGATGTGCTGCTCTTGT ACCATGCTGACTGCTATCTCAATGAGCGCCATCGCTACCAATGGAGTTGTGCCAG CTGGTGGATCGTATTACATGATCTCTCGATCGCTTGGGCCAGAGTTTGGAGGAGCTGTGGGCCTTTGCTTTTATCTCGGAACCACATTTGCAGGTGCCATGTACATCCTGGGAACCATAGAGATCCTGCTG ACTTATCTCTTCCCTGGAATGGCTGTCTTTAAGGCTCAGGAGGCCAGTGAGGAAGCTGCCGCAATGCTCAACAATATGCGTGTTTATGGCACTTGTGTGCTCACCTGCATGGCCATTGTGGTTTTTGTGGGAGTTAAATATGTGAATAAGTTTGCCCTGGTTTTCCTGGGTTGTGTCATCTTGTCCATCATCGCAATATATGCCGGGGTTATCAAGTCAGCTTTCGACCCTCCAGATTTCCC TATTTGCATTCTTGGTAACCGTACACTCTCCAGGAAAGGCTTTGATGTCTGCGCCAAGTTTATTGACAATGGCAATGAGACAATCACTACCCAGTTGTGGGCTCTCTTCTGCTCCTCACCATTCCTGAATGCCACATGTGATACTTACTTCTCTCAGAACAATGTGACTGAGATTCAGGGCATCCCGGGTGCAGCGAGTGGTCTCATTCGAG AAAACCTTTGGGCTGGTTACATGCAGAAAGGTGTGATCGTGGAGAAACAAGGACTACAATCTGTTTCGAATTCAGAAACAGCCAGTCTGGACCAGCCATACGTATTCAGTGATATGACCGCCTACTTTACTCTTCTGGTGGGGATCTACTTCCCCTCAGTTACAG gcATTATGGCTGGTTCTAACAGGTCTGGAGATCTTCAGGATGCCCAGAAATCCATCCCCATTGGCACAATAATGGCCATAGCCACCACATCATTTGTCT ATATTACCTCAGTTATTTTATTTGGAGCATGCATTGAAGGTGTTGTCTTGCGTGACAA ATTTGGAGAGGCAGTGAATGGAAATTTAGTGGTAGGCACTCTGGCATGGCCATCTCCTTGGGTCATTGTGATTGGCTCTTTTTTCTCTACATGTGGGGCAGGTTTGCAGAGTTTGACAGGGGCCCCACGTCTCCTGCAAGCAATTGCTCGGGATGGAATTGTGCCATTTCTCCAG GTCTTTGGTCATGGGAAAGCTAATGGAGAGCCAACATGGGCTCTTCTCCTCACAGCCTGTATCTGTGAGATTGGTATCCTCATTGCATCCCTGGATGAAGTGGCTCCAATTCTTTCAAT GTTTTTCTTAATGTGTTACATGTTTGTTAACTTGGCCTGTGCAGTGCAGACCTTGCTAAGGACTCCCAACTGGAGGCCACGTTTCAAATATTATCACTG GGCTCTTTCATTCCTTGGGATGAGTCTTTGTCTGTCTCTTATGTTTATCTGCTCCTGGTACTATGCTCTTGTTGCCATGTTAATCGCTggacttatttataaatacattgagTACAGAGG GGCAGAGAAGGAGTGGGGAGATGGGATTCGTGGTTTGTCACTCAGTGCTGCTCGATATGCACTTCTGCGGTTAGAAGAAGGGCCACCACATACAAAGAACTGGAG GCCTCAATTGCTGGTTCTAGTACGTGTGGACCAGGATCAAAATGTTGTTCACCCGCAGCTCCTTTCCTTAACCTCTCAAATGAAGGCAGGGAAGGGTTTGACAATTGTGGGCTCGGTGGTAGAGGGAACATACTTAGAAAATCATCCTCAGTGTCAGCGTGCTGAAGAG TCTATTCGCCGACTCATGGAGGCAGAGAAAGTAAAAGGCTTCTGCAAGGTGGTTATTTCATCAAATATCCGGGATGGGATTTCCCATCTCATTCAGTCTAGTGGACTTGGAGGTTTGCAGCACAACACGGTACTAGTGGGCTGGCCACGAAATTGGAGGCAGAAAGAAGACCACCAAACCTGGAGAAATTTTATTG AACTTGTAAGAGAAACAACTGCCGCTCACCTGGCTCTGATTGTTACCAAGAATTTAGCTATGTTCCCTGGAAACCTGGAAAAATTTTCTGAAGGcaacattgatgtttggtgggTGGTCCATGATGGAGGAATGTTGATGCTACTACCATTCCTCCTGCGTCATCACAAG GTTTGGAAGAGATGCACAATGCGAATATTTACTGTTGCACAAATGGATGACAACAGCATCCAAATGAAGAAAGACCTAACCACCTTCCTTTATCATTTAAGAATTAATGCTGAGGTAGAGGTGGTTGAAATG CATGACAGTGATATCTCAGCCTATACTTATGAGAAGACTCTAGTTATGGAACAGAGGTCCCAAATTCTAAAGCAGATGCATCTCACCAAAACTGAACGTGAACGTGAG ATTCAAAGTATAACAGATGAATCCCGTGGATCCATCAGACGTAAAAATCCTTCCAACTCGAGGCTGCACTTGAGCGTTCCCGAAGAGCAGGTGGGAGACTGTGAGGAGAAGTCCGAAGAAGAG GTACAGCTTATTCATGACACAAATACAACAGGCTTTTCAGTTAGTTCTCAGTCTCCAGCAGAAGAACCAGACACAACGCAAGAGGAAATCCACCTTACCTGGACTCAAGACAAATGCACAGCAGAAAAAAATAGTAGTAAAAGTCCCAGCACTCCAGAGGCCATTAAAGATTTCTTCAACATGAAGCC TGAATGGGAAAATTT aaatcagTCCAATGTACGAAGAATGCACACAGCCGTGAAACTCAATGAAGTCATTGTGAAAAAATCTCATGATGCAAAACTGGTCCTTTTAAATATGCCTGGACCACCCCGCAACAGAAAATGGGATGAAAACT ATATGGAGTTTTTAGAAGTCCTAACAGAGCACCTGGATCGGGTTATGTTGGTTCGTGGTGGAGGACGTGAGGTTATTACCATCTACTCTTGA